The following coding sequences are from one Nilaparvata lugens isolate BPH chromosome 6, ASM1435652v1, whole genome shotgun sequence window:
- the LOC111060686 gene encoding DNA polymerase interacting tetratricopeptide repeat-containing, protein of 47 kDa-like, with product MSKTSENIESASNEDIFSNGGAPLMSAGDSSAILGDSAQKKVWTDEERKELAAKLDDDLDTYISGLEKRQYTEGWPEDRWQEEMEKHPFFMTKAPGVNDELSPLMQGLQELKYSTTENTPEELAATYKEDGNFNFKCKKYRFAIVSYTEGLRLKCQNADLNAQLYNNRGACHYFLKNYRSCINDCLNALKINPDYMKASIRLANCYFYVEDYNKCMEVSASILLKEPTNEEIIGLKTKAFEKKKAKISSQGKKAYEEMKVSKENKRVVSAVRERGIKLLGSDAEITEISQLVPLFSEVVKRPVHLENDRLVWPVIFLYPEYATTDFVQEFHEDSLFSEQLVEMFSDPPEWDVERKYTPDKINVYYEDPNSKPQKVSKTSTLGMVLSRKNLYIRVQRNDPFQIEDPALGADLDGFEGKATSGVDAEITEISQLVPLFSEVVKRPVHLENDRLVWPVIFLYPEYATTDFVQEFHEDSLFSEQLVEMFSDPPEWDVERKYTPDKINVYYEDPNSKPQKVSKTSTLGMVLSRKNYRVDQGTPAFTLFSEGSPAEQAFLKG from the exons ATGTCGAAAACATCAGAAAACATTGAGTCAGCTTCCAACGAGGACATCTTCAGTAATGGCGGCGCACCGTTGATGTCAGCCGGTGACTCGTCGGCAATTCTGGGCGATTCTGCGCAGAAGAAAGTGTGGACCGACGAGGAACGCAAAGAGCTGGCCGCTAAACTCGATGACGACCTCGATACCTACATTTCTGGCCTCGAAAAACGCCAGTACACCGAAGGATGGCCTGAGGATAGGTGGCAAGAG GAAATGGAAAAGCATCCTTTCTTTATGACGAAGGCTCCAGGAGTCAATGATGAGCTTTCACCACTGATGCAAGGACTGCAAGAATTGAAATACAGTACAACTGAAAATACTCCTGAAG AGCTAGCTGCTACTTATAAAGAGGACGGCAACTTCAATTTCAAGTGCAAAAAGTACAGATTCGCAATTGTCAGTTACACGGAGGGTCTGAGACTGAAATGCCAGAACGCAGATTTGAACGCTCAATTGTACAATAATAGAGGTGCTTGCCATTATTTCTTGAAGAATTACAG GTCTTGCATAAATGACTGCCTGAATGCTTTGAAAATCAATCCAGACTACATGAAGGCCTCAATTAGGCTAGCCAATTGCTATTTTTATGTAGAGGACTATAATAAGTGCATGGAAGTGTCTGCTAGTATACTGTTGAAAGAACctacaaatgaagaaattatcgGCTTGAAAACGAAAGCTTTCGAGAAAAAA AAAGCGAAGATCAGTAGTCAGGGTAAAAAAGCTTATGAAGAGATGAAAGTTAGTAAAGAGAATAAGAGAGTGGTATCAGCCGTACGAGAAAGGGGTATCAAGTTACTTGGAAGTG aTGCTGAAATAACAGAGATAAGTCAGTTAGTGCCATTATTTAGTGAAGTGGTGAAACGTCCCGTACATTTGGAAAATGATCGCCTGGTTTGGCCAGTCATTTTCTTGTATCCCGAGTATGCGACCACTGATTTCGTCCAGGAATTCCATGAAGACTCCCT gTTTTCCGAACAACTAGTAGAAATGTTCTCAGACCCGCCTGAATGGGACGTTGAACGGAAATATACGCCCGACAAAATCAACGTTTATTACGAGGATCCAAACTCGAAACCTCAGAAAGTTTCAAAAACTTCGACCTTGGGAATGGTGCTGAGTCGCAAAAA CCTCTACATAAGAGTGCAACGGAACGACCCATTTCAGATTGAGGACCCTGCCCTGGGAGCAGATCTCgatgggtttgaaggcaaggcaacttctggagttg aTGCTGAAATAACAGAAATAAGTCAGTTAGTGCCATTATTCAGCGAAGTGGTGAAACGTCCCGTACATTTGGAAAATGATCGTCTGGTTTGGCCAGTCATTTTCTTGTATCCCGAGTATGCGACCACTGATTTTGTTCAGGAATTCCATGAAGACTCCCT gTTTTCCGAACAACTAGTAGAAATGTTCTCAGACCCGCCCGAATGGGACGTCGAACGGAAATATACGCCCGACAAAATCAACGTTTATTACGAGGATCCAAACTCGAAACCTCAGAAAGTTTCAAAAACTTCGACCTTGGGAATGGTGCTGAGTCGCAAAAA CTATAGAGTGGACCAAGGAACCCCAGCCTTCACCTTATTCTCAGAAGGCTCTCCGGCTGAGCAGGCATTTCTCAAAGGCTGA
- the LOC111052568 gene encoding uncharacterized protein LOC111052568 isoform X1 has protein sequence MGSWIHLVSLALVMVVLVEAGDMMRKSIVFDKKTPGVFYCPQRKPTGFDKMIVHARPLSKLCEYDGKKLPPDYKSDCYHDVDETEYACKEKYRIMVRMHPPGGEDDKESQKWVKGYERYLKKRKADDHPVEIQKSQRTSEALAQKSQRNPETQKSQRNSETQKSGAQTRKPQKETRSSQNQKNTRSSGEPRKFTRSQETLKTPPHTTPSLRNTRFQQLQRNLRNLRNSSRFSRNSKKD, from the exons gTGTTGGTTGAAGCCGGGGACATGATGAGAAAATCTATAGTATTCGATAAGAAGACTCCAGGTGTATTCTATTGCCCTCAAAGAAAACCTACAG GTTTTGATAAGATGATAGTACACGCTCGGCCTTTGAGCAAGCTATGTGAGTATGATGGCAAAAAGCTGCCCCCTGACTACAAATCAGACTGCTATCATGATGTTGATGAAACTGAATATGCCTGCAAGGAAAAATACCGTATCATG GTAAGAATGCACCCACCAGGAGGAGAAGACGACAAAGAGAGCCAGAAATGGGTGAAAGGATACGAGAGATACCTGAAGAAACGAAAAGCAGACGACCATCCAGTTGAAATCCAAAAAAGCCAACGCACCTCGGAAGCACTAGCACAGAAGAGTCAAAGGAACCCAGAAACACAGAAAAGTCAAAGGAACTCTGAAACACAGAAGAGTGGCGCACAAACGCGCAAGCCCCAAAAAGAGACGAGGAGCTCTCAGAATCAGAAAAACACGAGGAGCTCAGGAGAACCGAGGAAGTTCACTCGGTCTCAGGAGACTCTGAAGACACCTCCACACACGACGCCTTCTCTTAGGAACACTCGTTTCCAACAACTGCAACGCAACCTCAGGAATCTCAGGAATTCGTCCAGATTCTCTAGAAACTCTAAAAAGGATTAa